The Sphingobacterium lactis sequence ACTGACATTCTTTCCACGGGTTTGGGCACGAACAGTATGGAAAGCTTTATCCTGACCATTCCCACCCTTCAACTGGCAGAATGGAAAATTAAGAACTTCCAGGTCGCTGTATTGGACCTGAGCTCCATAAATTACGCCTATGAACAGATCGGTTTAGAGCGCGTAATCGGGGTACTGGGTGGTGATATCCTCAACATGTACGGCGCCAAGATTGACTATAAGAAGCAGGAATTATCCCTCAATCAGCGTAGATTGAGTTTGAAAAGTCGGCGCTGAATGTGAAGCCGCAGATAGATATAAAAGGCGATGGCGATTAAAATACCGCACCCTCCCATGATATAGAGGGTGTTTTTTATGCCCACAGCTTCAGCAATAGTCCCGGTAAGGAGACTGCCAACAGGGAATATTCCCTGAAATGCCATCACATAATAGGACATTGCCCGCGCTCGATAGGCAGGCACTGCATGGGTCTGAATGTAGGTGTTGATCGAGGAATTCTGCATCATCATACTGAAGGAAACAGCTCCTGTAAACAACAGTGCAGAGGGAAGGTAGTGCGCATAGGCCAGCAGGATCAAGGCCAATCCCATGAAAAAAGCCGAGAACATGACCCGATACCGCAGGTTTTCCCCCGATTTCATACGTGCCATATTGATGGCGCCGATCATGGCACCCAGACCTGCAGCACTTTCAAACCAAGAGAACGTACGCTCATCCCCAGAGAACAATTCCCGGGCAACGGCGGGCAACAAAGATGTATAAGGTATGACCAAAAGGCTGGAAAAGGTCAATATGATGATCAGGGAAGCGATATGTGGCGACCTGCGCAGGTAATTAAAACCATGAACAAGCCCCTGGAAAGCTGTTTCATTAGGGATGATGATGACCCTTTCCTTCACGTTCATCAACATCAAACAGATAATGACCGGGATAAAGCTGACAAAATTAATGGTAAAACACACGAGTTCTCCGTACATAGACAACAGCACTCCACCAATGGCCGGTCCGACCATCCTTGCTGCATTGAAAATGGATGAGTTGAGTGCAATCGCATTGGGCAAATCCTTCTTGTCATCGACCAGATTTACCAATAAGGACTGCCTTCCCAGCACATCAAAGGCATTGATAACCCCCTGAATAAACCCAAGAATAGAAAGATACAGCACCGATTCCATC is a genomic window containing:
- a CDS encoding aspartyl protease family protein, with amino-acid sequence MQKIPFEVIGLQADGFHIITEIELLDKKFKIVIDTGASKTVLDKETLLASGIDEENFLNTDILSTGLGTNSMESFILTIPTLQLAEWKIKNFQVAVLDLSSINYAYEQIGLERVIGVLGGDILNMYGAKIDYKKQELSLNQRRLSLKSRR
- a CDS encoding MFS transporter, translating into MQIFRSLKYPNYRLHVIGQAISLLGTWMQRIAISWLVYQLTESVFWLGFVSFVSLLPSLILSPFIGAFVDRHKKYRLVFITQIGLMIQAGLLTLLVFLKMESVLYLSILGFIQGVINAFDVLGRQSLLVNLVDDKKDLPNAIALNSSIFNAARMVGPAIGGVLLSMYGELVCFTINFVSFIPVIICLMLMNVKERVIIIPNETAFQGLVHGFNYLRRSPHIASLIIILTFSSLLVIPYTSLLPAVARELFSGDERTFSWFESAAGLGAMIGAINMARMKSGENLRYRVMFSAFFMGLALILLAYAHYLPSALLFTGAVSFSMMMQNSSINTYIQTHAVPAYRARAMSYYVMAFQGIFPVGSLLTGTIAEAVGIKNTLYIMGGCGILIAIAFYIYLRLHIQRRLFKLNLR